Part of the Labilibaculum antarcticum genome, TATACAACAATCTAGGATCATTGGCTTCAAAAGCATTAATAAAATCATCAGTAGGAGAAAAGAATCCCCACCCAATTACATCGCCAAGGCCATTCGTATTATTAGGAGTTTCACCTGAACGATGATCGTACGCAAAAATCACTTCATCTTCATTAAATTCCTTACTTGCATCGAAACTATCAAAATAATTAGCATTCAAACTGTAAAAGCCAAGAGCGTCCAATTCTGTAATTAAACTAAGTACTTTAGTCCAATCTCCGCCATACAAGGCTGCTTTAGCCTGCAATGCAATAACAGCTCCTTTTGAAGCTCTCCATGGTTCAGCAATATCTGAATGTTTTACGTCTGGTGCTATTGCTTTCGCTGCTGTTAAATCTAAATTTATCTGTGTTCTAACTTCATCTGCAGTAGCCCGAACTGAAACAGCAAAAGCTTCTTCAAATGAATCCGGAGATTTAAGGACCAATGGCACATCACCAAAATTATTTACTAAATCAAAATAGTAGAAAGCTCTTAAAAAATAAGCTTCTGCTAATAATTGATTTTTACGGGAATCAGTTAATCCCGTTTTCTGAGCAATCTCAGGATCGATTAAAAAATCAATGGCCAGATTTACTCTACTAATACCTTCATAATCGTACACCCAAATTCCATTAAAAGCCTGATTTTCCGGCGTAAAAGTAAAACTTGCCAGTTCATCCATCCAAGGTTGATCTCCATCAGGATTCCATTTCTTATTCATATCATTAGCTGCAATATCCTGCAAAACGATATCATTTCTAAATACCGTTCCCAGATCCCATCTCCAATCTGGAATAATACCATTTAATGTGTTTTTAAGAGGTAAGTACGATGAGCTCACTGAGGACTCAATTGTAGTAATTGTAGGATCTGAATCAACCTGATCTATGGTTAGAAGGCCAATTGGGTCATTGCTTAATTCATCTGTACAACTCGTAAGACCTGCAAAGAAGAAAATAATGATTATACTATGTATGTATTTCATAATTTATACTTTTTACGATTAAAACTTTACATTTACGCCAAATAAAACTGATGTTGATTGAGGATAGGTTCCTAAGTCCATTAGATCGGTAGATTCCGGATCTAAACCAGTATAGTCAGTTATTGTAAATAAATTTTGCGCAGATACATAAAACCGAATATTATCCACTCCTTTTATTTCATGTACGGTGTAGCCAATTTCAATATTCTTAAGACGGAAATAAGAAGCATCTTCAACAAAAATACTGGATACCTTACTGCTTC contains:
- a CDS encoding RagB/SusD family nutrient uptake outer membrane protein codes for the protein MKYIHSIIIIFFFAGLTSCTDELSNDPIGLLTIDQVDSDPTITTIESSVSSSYLPLKNTLNGIIPDWRWDLGTVFRNDIVLQDIAANDMNKKWNPDGDQPWMDELASFTFTPENQAFNGIWVYDYEGISRVNLAIDFLIDPEIAQKTGLTDSRKNQLLAEAYFLRAFYYFDLVNNFGDVPLVLKSPDSFEEAFAVSVRATADEVRTQINLDLTAAKAIAPDVKHSDIAEPWRASKGAVIALQAKAALYGGDWTKVLSLITELDALGFYSLNANYFDSFDASKEFNEDEVIFAYDHRSGETPNNTNGLGDVIGWGFFSPTDDFINAFEANDPRLLYTIDVPNKRASKIVGSTTELIDYGNKVYIRYADVLLWKAEALNETGDYSGAVAIINQIRTRARTSPTADGSVIPVGTLENRGSSTNPAEIKAWLMSERRVELGFESQRFNDLKRWGTAKTVLTALGRNYQDHNALYPIPQRDIDKSGGSITQNPGY